The following coding sequences are from one Coffea arabica cultivar ET-39 chromosome 11e, Coffea Arabica ET-39 HiFi, whole genome shotgun sequence window:
- the LOC113718954 gene encoding receptor-like protein EIX2 isoform X2, protein MYQRNPMGHLNFLDTTPSLPFLPLFITILVASQIPLGCTREAHSSNFTCIESERQSLLRFKDSLTDESNRLSSWTGGDCCSWKGIGCHRTTGRVVTLDLRNLEQPELYEVYNTSYHCRSCLAGIQIPTFLGLLKDLRYLNLSDAGFVGEVPHHLGNLSHLRYLDIGFSSSNNIPIDNNLRSNDVGWVARLSSLEYLFLRGVNLSNAGDGFLAVNMLPLLKTLDLENCRLVVPHLLHVNFTSLSSLKLGFNQFLNPTLPPWLRNLTGLQDLDLGANNLDDKVHDTFRQMTSLVNLELEGNHFDTSTLRSICNISSLTSLDMSDNELQGSIPSEIGQFPQLTLLGLSNNRLNDTIPSSLWQLTKLQELYIGENALTGELSEHHFAKLRELKRLYISPNLFSLHVSSSWVPPFQLQYIAMASVKIGPRFPNWLRTQKEIEALNMYNASISDAIPSWFGVLSNDFRAIILSGNKLEGSLNSIISAADADKKVVQMLILLLNDNHFTGSIPEDLCKLKTLIYLDLSDNHLSGRIPLCLGNLRNLRFLRLANNSLYGQIPGSLGNVGELIILQLSKNRFDGKLPPSMQNLKRLQFLDLGENRIAGTIPAWIGERLSDLEFLTLQSNNFHGGISNTLCQLPYLQVLNLAHNDLSGSIPHCFKNFTAMESTKSGTFPFSNESYLDPVLQIFKAGIELEYSKNIDSVKSISLSGNNLVGEIPDEIMGLVGLQTLNLSKNHLNGRIPKNIGNLKQLETLDLSMNELRGEIPPSLSSIYTLSFLNLSYNKLSGPIPSGNQLQTLNDPIYEGNIGLCGKPLLNSCPAGESPTENGPVLDDKGHSESDFSWFYAGFGPGFSVGVVGVVGILQFKKSWRYAVFKCLENAHDRIWVMIVLKTSRLRRNFH, encoded by the exons ATGTACCAAAGAAATCCAATGGGGCATCTGAATTTTCTTGATACTACTCCTTCATTACCATTCTTGCCCTTATTCATAACTATTTTGGTCGCCAGCCAAATTCCATTAGGCTGCACTAGAGAAGCCCATTCTTCAAATTTCACCTGCATTGAAAGTGAACGACAATCTCTTCTTCGATTCAAAGATAGCTTGACAGATGAATCCAATCGTCTATCATCATGGACCGGAGGAGACTGCTGTTCATGGAAAGGAATTGGTTGCCACAGAACAACTGGCCGTGTGGTGACACTTGATCTACGCAATTTGGAGCAACCTGAATTATATGAAGTTTACAATACTTCATATCATTGCAGATCTTGCCTAGCAG GAATTCAAATTCCCACATTTCTTGGATTGCTGAAAGACCTGAGATACCTCAATCTCTCAGATGCAGGATTTGTTGGTGAAGTTCCCCATCATTTAGGAAATCTCTCGCATTTAAGGTACTTAGATATTGGTTTTTCAAGTTCAAATAACATCCCAATAGATAATAACTTGAGGAGTAATGATGTGGGATGGGTCGCTAGGCTCTCTTCTCTTGAGTACCTGTTCCTGAGAGGAGTAAACCTTTCAAATGCTGGAGATGGGTTCCTAGCAGTTAACATGCTTCCTTTGCTGAAAACACTAGATTTGGAGAATTGTAGACTTGTAGTTCCTCATCTTTTACACGTCAATTTCACATCTCTTTCTTCCCTTAAACTTGGTTTCAATCAATTTCTCAACCCCACCCTGCCTCCTTGGTTGCGTAACTTAACCGGCCTCCAAGATCTTGACCTCGGTGCTAATAATTTAGATGACAAGGTTCATGATACATTTAGGCAAATGACCTCTCTAGTTAACCTCGAGCTGGAAGGAAACCACTTTGATACTTCAACATTGAGATCCATTTGCAACATTAGCAGTCTTACTAGTTTAGATATGAGTGATAATGAGTTGCAAGGGTCAATACCAAGTGAAATAGGCCAGTTTCCACAACTAACTCTACTAGGACTGTCCAATAATAGGCTAAATGATACCATCCCCTCCAGCCTTTGGCAACTCACCAAGTTACAAGAATTATACATTGGTGAAAATGCATTAACCGGTGAACTATCCGAACACCATTTTGCAAAACTCAGAGAGCTAAAGCGTTTGTACATTTCTCCTAACTTATTCTCTCTGCACGTGAGCTCCTCTTGGGTTCCTCCTTTTCAACTGCAATATATTGCGATGGCATCTGTCAAAATAGGGCCCCGGTTCCCAAATTGGCTACGCACGCAAAAGGAGATTGAAGCGCTAAATATGTACAATGCGAGCATTTCAGATGCCATACCCAGCTGGTTCGGAGTGCTTTCTAATGATTTTAGAGCCATAATTCTCTCCGGTAACAAATTGGAGGGATCTCTCAACTCAATTATTTCAG CGGCTGATGCTGATAAAAAGGTTGTACAAATGTTGATTCTCCTCCTCAATGACAACCATTTCACTGGTAGTATCCCGGAAGACTTGTGCAAGTTGAAAACTTTAATTTATTTAGATCTGTCCGACAACCATTTGTCTGGAAGAATTCCTTTATGCTTGGGAAACTTGCGAAATTTGCGGTTCCTACGGTTGGCAAATAACAGCCTATATGGTCAGATCCCAGGTTCACTGGGTAACGTGGGTGAACTTATTATTCTGCAATTGAGTAAAAATAGATTTGATGGGAAGCTCCCTCCTTCAATGCAGAATCTGAAAAGATTGCAGTTCCTGGATCTGGGAGAAAATAGAATAGCGGGTACTATACCAGCGTGGATTGGGGAAAGGTTATCAGACTTGGAGTTTCTGACACTTCAGTCGAATAATTTCCACGGAGGTATCTCTAATACACTCTGCCAACTCCCATATCTTCAAGTGCTCAACCTAGCACATAATGATTTATCTGGATCTATTCCTCACTGCTTTAAAAACTTCACCGCGATGGAATCAACTAAATCAGGAACATTTCCGTTCTCAAACGAGTCTTATCTTGATCCCGTACTTCAAATCTTTAAGGCAGGAATAGAGCTTGAGTACTCAAAAAACATAGATTCTGTTAAATCCATTAGCCTCTCAGGAAATAATTTGGTCGGTGAAATCCCTGATGAGATAATGGGTCTCGTTGGGTTGCAAACTTTGAACCTTTCAAAAAACCATCTAAATGGAAGGATCCCCAAGAACATTGGCAATTTGAAGCAACTAGAAACACTTGATTTATCGATGAATGAACTCAGAGGTGAAATCCCTCCAAGCTTGTCGAGTATATACACATTGAGCTTTCTGAATTTGTCATACAATAAGCTATCAGGGCCAATACCATCAGGAAATCAACTTCAGACCTTGAATGATCCCATCTATGAGGGAAACATTGGACTCTGTGGGAAGCCACTCCTGAACAGCTGCCCAGCAGGCGAATCGCCAACAGAAAATGGGCCTGTTCTTGACGACAAAGGTCACAGCGAGTCTGATTTCTCATGGTTTTATGCCGGTTTTGGACCTGGATTCAGTGTTGGTGTAGTGGGAGTTGTGGGAATCCTTCAATTCAAGAAGTCATGGCGCTATGCAGTCttcaaatgtttggaaaatgCCCATGACAGAATTTGGGTTATGATCGTATTGAAGACTTCTCGTCTACGGAGGAATTTCCATTGA
- the LOC113718954 gene encoding receptor-like protein EIX2 isoform X1 translates to MYQRNPMGHLNFLDTTPSLPFLPLFITILVASQIPLGCTREAHSSNFTCIESERQSLLRFKDSLTDESNRLSSWTGGDCCSWKGIGCHRTTGRVVTLDLRNLEQPELYEVYNTSYHCRSCLAGDQLSPSLVNLTNLRYLDLSLNNFSGIQIPTFLGLLKDLRYLNLSDAGFVGEVPHHLGNLSHLRYLDIGFSSSNNIPIDNNLRSNDVGWVARLSSLEYLFLRGVNLSNAGDGFLAVNMLPLLKTLDLENCRLVVPHLLHVNFTSLSSLKLGFNQFLNPTLPPWLRNLTGLQDLDLGANNLDDKVHDTFRQMTSLVNLELEGNHFDTSTLRSICNISSLTSLDMSDNELQGSIPSEIGQFPQLTLLGLSNNRLNDTIPSSLWQLTKLQELYIGENALTGELSEHHFAKLRELKRLYISPNLFSLHVSSSWVPPFQLQYIAMASVKIGPRFPNWLRTQKEIEALNMYNASISDAIPSWFGVLSNDFRAIILSGNKLEGSLNSIISAADADKKVVQMLILLLNDNHFTGSIPEDLCKLKTLIYLDLSDNHLSGRIPLCLGNLRNLRFLRLANNSLYGQIPGSLGNVGELIILQLSKNRFDGKLPPSMQNLKRLQFLDLGENRIAGTIPAWIGERLSDLEFLTLQSNNFHGGISNTLCQLPYLQVLNLAHNDLSGSIPHCFKNFTAMESTKSGTFPFSNESYLDPVLQIFKAGIELEYSKNIDSVKSISLSGNNLVGEIPDEIMGLVGLQTLNLSKNHLNGRIPKNIGNLKQLETLDLSMNELRGEIPPSLSSIYTLSFLNLSYNKLSGPIPSGNQLQTLNDPIYEGNIGLCGKPLLNSCPAGESPTENGPVLDDKGHSESDFSWFYAGFGPGFSVGVVGVVGILQFKKSWRYAVFKCLENAHDRIWVMIVLKTSRLRRNFH, encoded by the exons ATGTACCAAAGAAATCCAATGGGGCATCTGAATTTTCTTGATACTACTCCTTCATTACCATTCTTGCCCTTATTCATAACTATTTTGGTCGCCAGCCAAATTCCATTAGGCTGCACTAGAGAAGCCCATTCTTCAAATTTCACCTGCATTGAAAGTGAACGACAATCTCTTCTTCGATTCAAAGATAGCTTGACAGATGAATCCAATCGTCTATCATCATGGACCGGAGGAGACTGCTGTTCATGGAAAGGAATTGGTTGCCACAGAACAACTGGCCGTGTGGTGACACTTGATCTACGCAATTTGGAGCAACCTGAATTATATGAAGTTTACAATACTTCATATCATTGCAGATCTTGCCTAGCAGGTGACCAGTTAAGTCCATCTTTGGTCAATCTGACCAATCTACGATACTTGGACTTGAGTTTAAATAATTTTTCAGGAATTCAAATTCCCACATTTCTTGGATTGCTGAAAGACCTGAGATACCTCAATCTCTCAGATGCAGGATTTGTTGGTGAAGTTCCCCATCATTTAGGAAATCTCTCGCATTTAAGGTACTTAGATATTGGTTTTTCAAGTTCAAATAACATCCCAATAGATAATAACTTGAGGAGTAATGATGTGGGATGGGTCGCTAGGCTCTCTTCTCTTGAGTACCTGTTCCTGAGAGGAGTAAACCTTTCAAATGCTGGAGATGGGTTCCTAGCAGTTAACATGCTTCCTTTGCTGAAAACACTAGATTTGGAGAATTGTAGACTTGTAGTTCCTCATCTTTTACACGTCAATTTCACATCTCTTTCTTCCCTTAAACTTGGTTTCAATCAATTTCTCAACCCCACCCTGCCTCCTTGGTTGCGTAACTTAACCGGCCTCCAAGATCTTGACCTCGGTGCTAATAATTTAGATGACAAGGTTCATGATACATTTAGGCAAATGACCTCTCTAGTTAACCTCGAGCTGGAAGGAAACCACTTTGATACTTCAACATTGAGATCCATTTGCAACATTAGCAGTCTTACTAGTTTAGATATGAGTGATAATGAGTTGCAAGGGTCAATACCAAGTGAAATAGGCCAGTTTCCACAACTAACTCTACTAGGACTGTCCAATAATAGGCTAAATGATACCATCCCCTCCAGCCTTTGGCAACTCACCAAGTTACAAGAATTATACATTGGTGAAAATGCATTAACCGGTGAACTATCCGAACACCATTTTGCAAAACTCAGAGAGCTAAAGCGTTTGTACATTTCTCCTAACTTATTCTCTCTGCACGTGAGCTCCTCTTGGGTTCCTCCTTTTCAACTGCAATATATTGCGATGGCATCTGTCAAAATAGGGCCCCGGTTCCCAAATTGGCTACGCACGCAAAAGGAGATTGAAGCGCTAAATATGTACAATGCGAGCATTTCAGATGCCATACCCAGCTGGTTCGGAGTGCTTTCTAATGATTTTAGAGCCATAATTCTCTCCGGTAACAAATTGGAGGGATCTCTCAACTCAATTATTTCAG CGGCTGATGCTGATAAAAAGGTTGTACAAATGTTGATTCTCCTCCTCAATGACAACCATTTCACTGGTAGTATCCCGGAAGACTTGTGCAAGTTGAAAACTTTAATTTATTTAGATCTGTCCGACAACCATTTGTCTGGAAGAATTCCTTTATGCTTGGGAAACTTGCGAAATTTGCGGTTCCTACGGTTGGCAAATAACAGCCTATATGGTCAGATCCCAGGTTCACTGGGTAACGTGGGTGAACTTATTATTCTGCAATTGAGTAAAAATAGATTTGATGGGAAGCTCCCTCCTTCAATGCAGAATCTGAAAAGATTGCAGTTCCTGGATCTGGGAGAAAATAGAATAGCGGGTACTATACCAGCGTGGATTGGGGAAAGGTTATCAGACTTGGAGTTTCTGACACTTCAGTCGAATAATTTCCACGGAGGTATCTCTAATACACTCTGCCAACTCCCATATCTTCAAGTGCTCAACCTAGCACATAATGATTTATCTGGATCTATTCCTCACTGCTTTAAAAACTTCACCGCGATGGAATCAACTAAATCAGGAACATTTCCGTTCTCAAACGAGTCTTATCTTGATCCCGTACTTCAAATCTTTAAGGCAGGAATAGAGCTTGAGTACTCAAAAAACATAGATTCTGTTAAATCCATTAGCCTCTCAGGAAATAATTTGGTCGGTGAAATCCCTGATGAGATAATGGGTCTCGTTGGGTTGCAAACTTTGAACCTTTCAAAAAACCATCTAAATGGAAGGATCCCCAAGAACATTGGCAATTTGAAGCAACTAGAAACACTTGATTTATCGATGAATGAACTCAGAGGTGAAATCCCTCCAAGCTTGTCGAGTATATACACATTGAGCTTTCTGAATTTGTCATACAATAAGCTATCAGGGCCAATACCATCAGGAAATCAACTTCAGACCTTGAATGATCCCATCTATGAGGGAAACATTGGACTCTGTGGGAAGCCACTCCTGAACAGCTGCCCAGCAGGCGAATCGCCAACAGAAAATGGGCCTGTTCTTGACGACAAAGGTCACAGCGAGTCTGATTTCTCATGGTTTTATGCCGGTTTTGGACCTGGATTCAGTGTTGGTGTAGTGGGAGTTGTGGGAATCCTTCAATTCAAGAAGTCATGGCGCTATGCAGTCttcaaatgtttggaaaatgCCCATGACAGAATTTGGGTTATGATCGTATTGAAGACTTCTCGTCTACGGAGGAATTTCCATTGA
- the LOC113718474 gene encoding uncharacterized protein gives MRAKCEKGDPVCRCCGESIETLEHMFFMCSNARAIWKAAPLSWEGLEVFNKSFWHWWEELRGATGRDTVVDKVVLEWNEYQLAQDAGIVEEGNSAGKVGATRGWEKPQDNWIKINTDAALNMKRGKAGWGIVARDRHERVIRSWACPTTCCADAKVEEALVIREAMGLARREGWRKVEFESDCKLVVDKINAYEEESSIAIILADIWSLRTKFDKCCFSFTRGSNNSVSHQLAKFAIDLKDIAEWKCDFPAWLLELAQADLKEDRL, from the exons ATGAGGGCGAAATGTGAGAAAGGGGATCCTGTGTGTAGGTGCTGTGGAGAAAGTATAGAGACATTGGAGCATATGTTTTTCATGTGCAGTAATGCTAGAGCAATTTGGAAAGCTGCTCCATTGAGCTGGGAGGGCTTGGAGGTGTTTAATAAGAGTTTTTGGCATTGGTGGGAAGAGCTTAGGGGGGCCACGGGTAGG GATACAGTAGTAGATAAGGTAGTGCTGGAATGGAATGAGTATCAATTGGCCCAGGATGCAGGGATAGTGGAAGAGGGTAATAGTGCAGGAAAGGTGGGGGCAACCAGAGGCTGGGAGAAACCACAAGATAATTGGATTAAGATCAATACGGATGCAGCCCTGAACATGAAGCGAGGCAAAGCTGGATGGGGCATTGTGGCAAGAGATAGGCATGAGAGGGTGATAAGATCCTGGGCATGTCCAACTACATGCTGTGCAGATGCAAAAGTTGAGGAAGCCTTGGTGATCAGGGAGGCGATGGGGCTAGCCAGGAGAGAGGGATGGAGGAAGGTGGAGTTTGAATCGGATTGTAAATTGGTGGTAGATAAGATTAATGCGTATGAGGAAGAGAGTAGCATAGCTATTATACTGGCAGATATTTGGAGCCTGCGTACTAAATTTGATAAATGTTGTTTCTCCTTCACAAGAGGGTCAAACAACTCTGTAAGTCATCAATTAGCAAAATTTGCTATAGATTTGAAAGATATTGCTGAATGGAAGTGTGACTTCCCAGCATGGCTGCTAGAGCTAGCTCAAGCAGACTTGAAGGAGGATAGACTCTGA